One segment of Nostoc flagelliforme CCNUN1 DNA contains the following:
- a CDS encoding phosphate-starvation-inducible PsiE family protein, which yields MKKLMRRILEATKDENFMHIIENIEVIVSKVLSIFMVIVILVAIGDLGVFLFKELFTAPYAKFNTTLYKIFGLFLNILIALEILENITAYLRKHVFQVELVIVTSLIAVARKIIILDLEKIGGIDIIGLGIAILALSISYLIIRLSNAKNTR from the coding sequence ATGAAAAAGTTAATGAGGCGAATTCTAGAAGCTACCAAAGATGAGAACTTCATGCACATCATTGAAAACATAGAAGTGATAGTTTCTAAAGTTCTATCTATTTTTATGGTGATCGTAATTTTGGTAGCGATCGGGGATTTAGGAGTATTTCTTTTTAAAGAGTTATTTACAGCGCCTTATGCAAAATTTAACACAACCCTGTATAAAATTTTTGGTCTATTTTTGAATATTTTAATTGCTTTAGAAATTTTAGAAAACATTACAGCTTATTTACGAAAACACGTTTTTCAAGTTGAATTAGTTATTGTCACATCTTTAATTGCTGTTGCCAGAAAAATTATTATTCTTGACTTAGAAAAAATTGGAGGTATTGATATAATTGGTTTAGGAATTGCTATTCTCGCACTGTCAATTAGTTATTTGATAATTCGTCTCAGTAATGCCAAAAATACCCGTTAA